A DNA window from Melanotaenia boesemani isolate fMelBoe1 chromosome 6, fMelBoe1.pri, whole genome shotgun sequence contains the following coding sequences:
- the onecutl gene encoding one cut domain, family member, like has translation MDGGLGEMSLHSHSELAHSQDGRAMLHSRDLSAAFPRPSLGGSSMSLEPEPRPPGFDHSMSALGYSGDSPSSSGSTYTTLTPLQPFDDKFHHHHHHHPCLPVSNVIGSFTLMREDRGLSTNFYNPYGKELAMSQSLSPPSTGSGLGSSMHGYGSLGNSPNGNGGQMLHSGYDVHGGSLFCRTSDFSREMSPPGLGGGDVSVGHQLNKMEAHQHTSSHHPHIYSQHYQPHHHPSQQAAKMAEHLHSSSPASSSPGEGMLPGSQGGGGGEEINTRDVAQRIITELKRYSIPQAIFAERVLCRSQGTLSDLLRNPKPWGKLKSGRETFKRMSRWLQEPEFQRMASLRLEACKRKEQEQSKLERNQGPKRTRLVFTDLQRRTLMAIFRENHRPTKELQVTISQQLGLELSTVSNFFMNARRRNLNKWADEGRPSSTGSSGSSISSSAVSCTTA, from the exons CCTCCATGTCTTTGGAACCTGAGCCCCGTCCTCCGGGCTTTGACCACTCCATGTCTGCACTGGGATACAGTGGCGACTCCCCGTCCAGCTCTGGCAGCACCTACACCACCCTGACTCCCTTGCAGCCCTTTGATGACAAGttccatcatcaccatcaccatcatccctGCCTCCCCGTCAGCAATGTTATTGGCAGCTTTACCCTCATGCGTGAGGACCGAGGCCTCAGCACCAATTTCTACAACCCTTATGGCAAGGAGTTGGCCATGTCCCAAAGCTTGTCACCACCCTCCACAGGTTCAGGCCTGGGCTCCTCCATGCATGGGTATGGCAGTCTAGGTAACAGCCCTAATGGTAATGGTGGTCAGATGCTCCACAGTGGCTATGATGTCCATGGAGGGAGCCTGTTCTGCCGGACATCAGATTTCAGCCGAGAGATGTCACCGCCAGGCCTTGGAGGAGGTGATGTGTCAGTGGGTCATCAGCTGAATAAAATGGAAGCTCACCAGCACACCTCCAGCCATCACCCTCACATCTACAGCCAGCACTACCAGCCCCACCATCACCCAAGCCAGCAAGCCGCCAAGATGGCAGAGCACCTGCACTCCTCATCgcctgcctcatcatctccagGTGAGGGCATGCTGCCAGGCTCACAGGGTGGTGGAGGCGGAGAGGAGATCAACACCCGGGACGTGGCCCAGAGAATCATCACTGAGCTGAAAAGGTACAGCATCCCCCAGGCCATCTTCGCAGAGAGGGTTCTGTGTAGGTCACAGGGCACACTGTCTGACCTCCTGAGGAACCCCAAGCCCTGGGGCAAGCTCAAGTCTGGCCGCGAGACCTTTAAGAGGATGTCCCGCTGGCTCCAGGAACCCGAGTTTCAAAGAATGGCCTCACTCCGGCTGGAGG CCTGCAAGCGTAAGGAGCAAGAGCAGAGCAAGCTGGAGCGCAACCAGGGACCGAAGCGCACCAGGCTGGTGTTCACAGACCTGCAGCGCCGCACACTCATGGCCATCTTCAGGGAGAACCACCGCCCAACCAAAGAGCTGCAGGTCACCATCTCCCAGCAGCTCGGCCTGGAGCTCTCGACAGTCAGCAACTTCTTCATGAACGCCCGCCGACGCAACCTCAACAAGTGGGCAGATGAGGGCCGCCCTTCCTCGACCGGTTCCTCGGGCTCCAGCATTTCCTCCTCCGCTGTGTCCTGCACCACTGCGTGA
- the ctss2.1 gene encoding cathepsin S, ortholog2, tandem duplicate 1, translating to MRATKEDLMLGSLLLVSLCATAAAAMFENKLDFHWELWKKTHGKKYHSEEEDVRRRDLWEKNLLLITVHNLEASMGFHTYDLSMNFMGDLTEEEIMQSFTTLIPPTGIQRAPSAFAGASGADVPDTMDWREKGCVTKVKMQGACGSCWAFSAVGALEGQLAKKTGQLIDLSPQNLVDCSTEYGNHGCNGGFMHHAFEYVIKNQGIDSDESYPYTGVQQQCRYDPKNRAANCSSYNFLQEGDESALKQGIATVGPISVAIDARRPRFAFYRSGVYDDPSCSQVVNHGVLAVGYGTLNGQDYWLIKNSWGTSFGDQGYIRMARNKSNQCGIALYPCYPVM from the exons ATGAGAGCGACTAAAGAAG ACTTGATGTTGGGGAGCCTGCTGCTCGTCTCCCTGTGTGCGACTGCAGCAGCAGCCATGTTTGAAAACAAGCTTGACTTCCACTGGGAGCTGTGGAAGAAGACACATGGGAAGAAGTATCACAGTGAG GAGGAGGACGTACGTCGCAGAGATTTGTGGGAGAAGAACCTGCTGCTTATTACTGTGCACAACCTTGAGGCATCAATGGGCTTTCATACCTATGATCTGAGCATGAACTTCATGGGAGACTTG ACAGAAGAGGAGATCATGCAGTCTTTTACAACACTCATTCCTCCCACTGGCATCCAGAGGGCGCCATCTGCCTTTGCAGGGGCCTCAGGCGCTGATGTACCGGACACCATGGACTGGAGAGAGAAGGGCTGCGTCACAAAAGTCAAGATGCAG GGTGCCTGTGGCTCCTGCTGGGCATTCAGTGCTGTAGGGGCCCTTGAAGGCCAGCTAGCCAAGAAGACAGGACAATTGATCGACCTCAGTCCCCAAAATCTGGTGGACTGTTCTACCGAATATGGCAATCATGGCTGCAATGGAGGCTTTATGCACCATGCCTTCGAATATGTCATCAAAAACCAAGGAATCGATTCTGATGAATCATATCCATATACGGGGGTg CAACAGCAATGCCGATATGACCCCAAGAACCGAGCAGCCAACTGTTCCAGTTACAACTTTCTACAAGAAGGTGACGAGTCAGCTCTGAAGCAGGGAATTGCCACCGTTGGACCTATTTCAGTGGCTATTGATGCCAGACGGCCCAGATTTGCTTTCTACAGGAGTG GAGTTTACGATGATCCATCCTGCTCCCAGGTTGTGAACCACGGTGTGTTAGCTGTGGGCTATGGTACACTAAATGGGCAAGACTATTGGCTGATCAAGAACAG CTGGGGAACTAGTTTTGGAGATCAGGGCTACATCCGGATGGCTCGCAACAAGAGCAACCAGTGCGGCATCGCTCTTTATCCCTGCTACCCTGTCATGTAG